CGTCGAGGATGCGGACGTCAACGTCGGCGTAGCCGCCGTAGTCGCCGGATTCGACCGAGCCGCCGAGTTCGGTGGCGATGAGTTGGTGGCCGAGACAGACGCCGAGCACCGGCACGTCGAGGTCGAGGTAGTCGGCGCAGTGGCCGGTGTCGTCCATGTCGGGGCCGCCGGAGAGCACGAGGCCGTCAGCCTCGATGTCCTCGGGGGCCGTCGTGTTGTCCACGAGTTCCGTCTCCACCCCGTCCATGTCCCGGAGCATTCGGTGCTCCAGGTGGGTGAACTGCCCGTGGTTGTCGACGACGAGGATGCGAGTCATTACACCGAGGTAGACGGTTGGTGCCTAAAAACCCAGCCGTTCCGTCGCAGTTCCGGCGAGAACTGCCGGCCCGGAGTCGGGGACGCCGGCGCCGTCATCGCTCGGTCGGGTCGAAGCGCCGGTTCTCGCCGCTCCACTCCTCAGTGTCGTCGTCGCGAGTGTCGACGTACAGTTCGAGGCCGTTGCCGTCCGGGTCCGA
The nucleotide sequence above comes from Halobacterium litoreum. Encoded proteins:
- a CDS encoding GMP synthase subunit A, translating into MTRILVVDNHGQFTHLEHRMLRDMDGVETELVDNTTAPEDIEADGLVLSGGPDMDDTGHCADYLDLDVPVLGVCLGHQLIATELGGSVESGDYGGYADVDVRILDEDDPLVGSLAPETRVWASHADEVVEVPDGFTRTAESDICAVEAMADTDRDLYGVQWHPEVAHTEEGQAVFENFRRICE